The Myxococcales bacterium DNA window TCGAGGTCGCCGACGAGCTGGGCCAGCCGCTCGCCGGCGACTTCGAGCTGGTGTTCGCGCTGCAGAAGCGCATCTCCGACGGCGGCGCGGCCTTCCGCACCGTCACCGAGTTGACGGCCGCGGTCTCGGCGCCCGGCGGCAAGGACCACGTCGTCGTGCGCTGGGTCGCGCAACGGCTCGATCAGCCGCCGCCGCTCGACTTCCGCTTCGTCGCGTGGTGGCGCCGCAAGCCCAACGCCCAGCCCGAGCACGGGGCGCCGCACCCGGTGGAGTCGCCATGACCGTCGTCTGGGAGAAGGAGTACCTGATCAAGCTGACCGAGGAGGGCCTGCCCGGCGCGCCGGTGACCGCCGCCGCGTCCGAGGCCAGCCGCCGGTGGCGTGGCAACGAGGTGATCCTGACCTTCGACGACGGCGCCGAGCGCTCGAACCTGGTCCGGCCCGACGGCACGGCGCTGATCGTCAACCCGGTGCTCGATCGGACGCTGACCAAGCTGCGCGTGCGCCGGCTCGGCCCGGACGCGATGCCGGGCGAGTGGATCGTCACGCCCAAGCAATCGCTGGGGTCGCTCAAGCCCGGGGGCACGCTCGACGTGTCGATCCGGGCCCGCCTGCGCCACTCGGCGTGGCTCGCGATCTCGTCGTTGTCGCTCGGCGCCAAGCTGATCAAGGCCAACACGATCCCCGAGATGAAGATCGCCACCGGCGTGCTCGACGCGATGGCGCCCCACCTCGACGATCTGTCGGCGCTGGAGACCGTGACCGTCGGCGACCCTCGGTCGGCGGATCCGACCAAGCAGGTGCGCTGGCACGCCGGCTTCCTGCAGGGCTTCCAGAACTTCCCGAACAAGGGCGATCCCAAGGCCAACGACCCGCACTACCGCGACAACGCGTGCGTCGCGTTCTGCAAGACCCTGCTGGACGAGGCCCACGCCCGCGGCCTGCAGGTCCTCGCCGGCTACGAGATCGTCGGGACCAAGGACAAGAACACCGCCGAGGGCGAGGCCTTCAAGGCCTGGATCCACAAGGCGTCGCCGGCGGAGGTGCGCGCGCACGCCGACGCGATCTACGACTTCATCTGGGTGAAGCGTCAGCTCGACTTCGACGGGCTCGGCTTCGATCTCGAGATCGCCGGACTCGCGCCGCCGGTCGAGAACATGCGCGTGCTGGTCCATCGCATGGCGGAGCTGCTCGCACCCGACAACCGGATCGTCACCTACGCGACGGCCACGTTCACGACCGACGGCGAGACCTCGAAGGAGGCGTCGCACCTCCGCACCCAGCCGTTCTGGCTCGCGCGGGATCTGCCGAACATCATCGCCCGCCCGATGGGCTACGACGGCGGCGAGCGCTACCACGCCGAGTCGATCGCGTGCGCGCTCGAGCAGGTGAAGCTCCACCCGTCGCAGTACCAGATGGGCATCAAGCTGCACCAGAACCCGATGCCCGGGCTGTCGGGCAACCTGAGCGACGCCGAGGTCGCGCGCCGCTGCAAGGAGATCTACGTCCCCAACCGGGTCGGGCTGATCGGGTTCGCGCTCAAGCAGAACGACAACTTCAACGTCCCCGCGGCGACCTCGCCGATCGGGGTGCAGAGCTTCTTTCCGCACCTGAATCCCGGCTTGACCCGCGTCGCGACCAGCGGCCAGCCGCTGCAGTGCCCGCTGCGGACGACCAAGACCTGACCGCGACCACCCGCCGCCGCCGTCGCCACCGCCGCCCGAAACGACGATCCGCCGACGACGCAGGTGATCGGCCGCCGCCGCCGTCGCCGCCGCCGCCCGAAACGACGATCCGCCGACCACGCAGGTGATCGACCCGCCGCCGCCGCCACCGCCGCCGCCCGAAACGACGATCCGCCGACCACGCAGGTGATCGACCCGCCGCCGCCGTCGCCCGCGCCGCCCGAAACGACGAACCGCCGACCACTCACGTGATCGGCGGTCATCGGTGACGCCGCGCTGGACCGGATGACGGCCGGCGCGGACGCCGCGGGTTGGCTAGTAGCGACCGCCGCCGCCGCCGCCGTCGCCGCGCCGCCCGAAACGACGAACCGCCGACCACTCACGTGATCGGCGGTCATCGGTGACGCCGCGCTGGACCGGTTGACGGCCGGCGCGGACGCCGCGGGTTGGCTAGTAGCGACCGCCGCCGCCGCCGCCGCCGCGACCGCCGCGACCACCGCCGCCGCCGCCGTAGCCGCCGCCGCCGCCGCCGCCGCCGCCGCGGGGCGACCGCTCCTCAGCCTCGTTGACGCGGAGCGGCCGACCGTCGAGCATCTTGCCGTTCATCTCGCTGATGGCCTTGGTGGCCTCGGCCGGCGAGCCCATCGTCACGAACGCGAAGCCGCGCGGGCGGCCGGTCTCGCGGTCCATGACGACGTGGACGTCGGTCACTTCGCCGAGCGCCGAGAACTCTTCGCGGATGGTGTCGCCGGAGGTGTTGAAGGAAAGGTTGCCTACGTACAGTCGGGTGCTCATGGGTCTCTCATCTCATCAGTGAACGTGGCCGCGTCGATGGATACCGGCGCGGACTTCGAACAGGTCGCGATGTCGCGACCGGCGCACTAGAGCAGATCCCGTCGTGCCGCGCCATCGGGAAGCGCACGCCCCGTACGATCGTGGCCGCTGGCCCCCAGATCGAAGGATCTGTCGCTCGCGCTCGAGAAACAGGGCTAGAGCGCCCGTTCGATGGCGTTGTGGAGCGTCTCCAGGGTCTTGATCCGGGCGAACTGCTTGCTGTTGCTCTCGACGAGGGTCCACGGGGCGTGCTCGGTCGAGGTCCGCTCGACCAGGTCGTTGACCGCGCCCTCGTAGGCGTCCCAGCGGGCCCGGTTGCGCCAGTCGTCGTCCGTGATCTTGAAGCGCTTGTAGCTGGTGGCGGCGCGCTCCTCGAACCGACGCAACTGCTCGTCCTTGCTGATCTGTAGCCAGAACTTCACCAGCACGATGCCGTGGCCGACCAGCTGCTCCTCGAAGTCGTTGATCTCGGCGTAGGCGCGCATCCAGGCGGCCGGCGGGCACAGGTCCTCGACCCGCTCGACCAGGACCCGCCCGTACCACGAGCGGTCGAAGATCGTCAGGTTGCCGCCCCGGGGCAGGTGGCGCCAGAACCGCCACAGGTATGGGTGCTGGCGCTCCTCCTCGCTCGGCGCGGCGATCGGGACGATCCGGTACATGCGCGCGTCGAGCGCCTGGGTCACCCGGCGGATGTTGCCGCCCTTGCCGGCGGCGTCGACGCCCTCGTAGACCACGACCGTCGACCGGCCGGCCTTGGCGGCCTTGCGGCAGATCAGGTTGAGCGCGCCCTGGCACTCCTCGAGGCGCCGCTCGTAGGTGTCGTCGTCGAGCGTCTGGGTCAGGTCGAGCGTCGACACGATCGTCCGGGGGCGCTCCGGCGCGGTCGGCGCGGTCACGTCGGGCGCGGTCGGCGCGGTCACGTCGGGCGCGGTCGGCGCGACGGTCACGTCGGGCGCGGTCACGTCGAGCGCGGTCGGCGCGGCGGGCGTCGCGGCCACCTCGGGCGCGGTCGTCGGGGCGAGCGCCGCGGGCGCGGTCGTCGCGGCCGCCTCGGCCACCTCGGGCGCCGTCGTCGCGGTCACCTCGGGCGCCGTCGTCGGGGCGGCCGTCGGCGCAGGCCGGCCCCGGACCGCGAGTTGCGCCCGCAGCCGCGCCAGCACCATCCGGCCCACGGTCAGGGTCTGGAACCGCCGGTCGAAGCCCTCGACGATCGTCCACGGCGCGTCGCCGGTCGAGGTCCGGCGCAGCGCGTGGGCCGAGATGCGCGCGAACCGGTCGTACATGCCGAAGTGCTCCCAGTCGGCCTCGGTGACCCGCCACCGCGTGCGCGGATCCTTGGCCAGGGTCTTGAGGCGCTTGCGCTGGCGGTCCTTGGACAGGTGCATCCAGAACTTGATCAGCACCGCGCCGTCGTCGACGAGCAGGCGCTCGAACGCCGCGACCTCGGCCAGCTGGCGCTCCATCTCGGCGGTCTTGATGCGCTTGTAGGCGCGCTCGACGATCGGCGCCGAGTGCCAGCCGCCGAAGAAGATGCCGATCTTCCCCCGCGGCGGCAGCGCGCGCCAGAACCGCCAGTAGCGCGGGCGGCCGCGCTCCTCGTCGGTGGCCGGCCCCAGCGCGAACGTCTCGATGTAGCGCGGGTCCATCCACTCGAGCAGGGTGTTGACGGTCTCGCCCTTGCCGGCGCCGTCGACGCCGCCGATCACGATGATCACCGGGAAGTCGGCCCGGCGGAGCTCTTGCTGGGCCTCGAGCAGCTCGGCGCGCAGGATCGCGACCTCGCGCTCGTAGAGCTCCTTGTCGACCGTCTGACCCAGCTCGGCGGCTTCGAACATGGGGCGATCGTAGCGCCGGCCCCGGGGTCGGCGCCCCCCGCGCGGGGGCCAAGTTGTCGCGGGTCGCGCGCCAGCGCTCACGCGAGCGCGCGGCGCAGCACCGCGGGTCACCGCCGGCGAGCCCTGGGGCTAAGCTCGCCCGATGGAGACGCCACGCGGGCTCGACCGTCGCCAGTTCCGCGCCCACGCCCTCGACGGCGCGGCGCTGTTCTTCCAGCCCGCGACCGGCGTCCACGTCCGGGTCGCGACCGCGGCGACCCGCGCGCTGCGGCGGCAGGCGCCCCGGGTCGCGATGTTCGGCATCACCAACGCCTGCAACCTGACCTGCGGCTTCTGCTCGCGCGACGTGGCGCGCCCGAGCGCGTGGACGGTCGCGACCGCCGCCGCGGCGCTGCGCGGGCTGCACGACGCCGGCACGCTCGAGGTCGCGTACGGCGGCGGCGAGCCGTTCGCGTTCCGCGGCTTCGCCGAGCTGGTCGCCGAGCTCGACGCGACGACCGCGCTGGCGCAGCACGTCACCACCAACGGCACGCTGATCCGCGCCGCGACCTGGGCGCCGTTCGCCGGCCGGCTGGGCCAGGTGCGCCTGTCGATCTACGACGACGTGCCGTGGCGCCCGGCGGTCGAGGTGCTCGCCGGGGCCGGCCAGCGCTGGGGCGCCAACCTGCTCGTCGACGCCGCGGCGCTGCCGACCCTGCCCGCGCGCCTGGCCGACCTCGCGGCCCGCGGCTGTCACGACGCGTCGCTCCTGTCGTACGTCGGCCCCGAGCGCGCCCGCCACCTCGACGACGCCGGGCGCGCGCGCCTCGCGGCGATCATCGCCGACAGCCCCGTGGCCTGCCGGCTGTCGGTGTGCTTCGGCGACCGGGTCGCGGCGCCGCGGCTGCCGACCGGCGACGCCGGGGACTGCGGCGCCGGCCGCGACTTCGTCTCGATCACGCCCGACCGCCAGGTCCAGAGCTGCTCGTTCCAGGACCGCGGCCTGCCGGGCGCGACCGCCGCCGAGATCCTCGCGGCCTGGCGGACCCAGCAGGCGCGCCTGGCGGCGCCGTCGCCGCGGGTCGGCTGCGCCCGGCTGCACCCGGTGACGGCGCCCCCCGCGGCGCCGCCGCCGATCGCGGTGTGGCAGGCGTTCTCGGGCAACAACAGCGGCGAGTGCGTGCTGGTCGCGACCTTCGCCACCGTCGCCGACGCCGACGCGTACCTGGCCGAGCTGACCCCGGGCTGGGTGCCCGACGGCGGGTGCTCGCCCGCGTGGCAGCAGCTGTTCACCGACGAGGGCGTCGCCCAGGTCGCGACCGGGACGAGCTGGCCGAGCGACGAGGGCTCGCCGCGCGAGCTGGTGGCGATCGGCGCCTCGGTGCTGGCGGTCCAGTACGCCGTCGACGACGCGTTCCCCGAGCTGCGGGCCCTGGCGTGGAAGCGCGGCGCCGAGGTCGTGCCCGGCGGCGTCCACGTCCACGGCGACCTGACGCTGGTCGTCGCGGTGCGCTGCCGCGACGACGCCGACCGGGCCGCGCTGCTGGCCGCGGCCGCGCCCGGCTGGTTCGTCTACGACGAGGCCGAGCCGATGCGGTCGACCTACGCGCCGCTCGTCGCGTACCCCCACGGCGACGTCGTCGTCTTGCCGATGCCGATCCTCGGCGGCGACGGCTCGCTGCCGACCCTGGTCGCGGCCCGGGACGCGGTGGCCCGGGTGGTCGGCGAGCGCGCCCACGCCGCGGAGATCTGCTTCACCCGGCTCACCGAGGCCGAGCTGGTCGCGGCCAAGCAGCGCCTGGGGCGCCGCCCGCCGCGCGTCCCGCGGCTGTGGGTGTCGCTCTGGGGCGGCGACGGCGCCGATCGGGCGGCGGCGTTCGCCCGCAGCCTCGGCGGCGACCGGGTCACGGTCGCGGACGCCCACGTGCTGATCGATCCCGCGCCCGATCGCAAGCGCCTCGCGGTGCTGGCCTACCGCCGCGGCGCCACCGTCGACGTGATCGACAGCGAGCGCCTCGAGCTGACGGCCTCGCCGTGGTTCGAGGCGCCGCCGCCGACCAAGGGCCGCCGCGAGCCCGAGCGCGGGTTCGATCGCGCGCACCTCGAGCCGACCTTGCGCGCCACCCTGCCGCGCGAGGCCGCGCTGACCGTGACCTGGGCCGAGCACCGGACCCGGCCGCCGCGGCCATCGATCACCGTCGTGACCGCGGCGCCCACCGCGGCGCTGGTCGCCCTGCGCGCCTACGCCGACGACGTCGGCGCCCGCCTCAACCTGTGGGCCGCCGAGGTCGATCCGGTCGGCGCGATGCTGCGACGCCTGCTGACCGCGCTCGATCGTTGACCGCGGGCGAGATCTACGAGCCGACCCGGGCGACCAGCGCGCGGACGCGCTCGACGAAGCCGGCCAGGTGGTAGCGCTCGAACTCGGTCCAGGTGGTGAGGGTGTTGGGGTCGGTGACCCGATCGAGGAACAGCCGGCCGTCGAGGTGGTCGACCTCGTGCTGGTAGGTCGCGGCCTTGAGCCCGTGGACCACCTCGTCGATCTCGTGGCCGTGGCGATCCCAGGCCCGCACGTGCAGGTGGACCGCGCGCGCGACCACGCCGCGCAGGTTGGGCACCGACAGGCAGCCCTCGTAGTTGTCGAAGCGCTCGTCGTCGATCGGCGTCAGCACCGGGTTGACCAGCACCGTCAGCGGGATCGGCGGCTTGTACGGGTAGCGCGGGTTGTCCTTCACCTCGACCGCCGCGATCCGGATCGGCTCGTAGACCTGGATCGCCGCCAGCCCGGCGCCGTTGGCGTCGTGCATCGTCTCGATCAGATCGTCGATGAACTGCTGCATCGCCGGCGTCGCCAGCTCCGCGCGCGTCACCGCGCGCGCCTGCTGCCGCAGCACCGGGTGTCCGATCTGCGCGATCTTGCGGATGGCCATTGGCGCATCCTAGCGCGTCCGGGTCGGGGTCCGTCGCCTGGCCCCACGCCCGCGCGCGCCCCTCGACACGCCCACGTCACCGGCGGCGTTCTTCGGGTCGGACCGGCCCATCGGCGCTACCATCGCCCCGATGTCGACGTGCCCGTTCTGCGCGCCCGAGCCGACGCGGGTGTTCCACGAGGACGCGCTGGTGCGCGCGCTGTGGGACGCGTTCCCGGTGGCGCCCGGCCACGCGCTGATCGTGCCGCGCCGCCACGTCGCGGACTGGTTCGACGCCACCGACGACGAGCGCGTGGCGCTGACCCGGACGCTCGACGTCGCCCGGGCCGCGGTCCAGGCGCGCCACCCCGCCGACGGGTTCACGATCGGGATCAACGCCGGGGTCGCGGCCGGCCAGACCGTGCCGCACCTGCACGTCCACCTGATCCCGCGGGTCGTCGGCGACGTCGCCGATCCGCGCGGCGGCGTCCGCTGGGTCGTGCCCGCGCGCGCCGACTACTGGAGCGCTCGGCGTGAGCGCTGACGCCGGCGCGATCGCGTTCGGCGAGAAGGTGCTGGCGCTGCTCGACCAGGGCCGCTTCACCGCGACCTACAAGTTCGCGGTGCTGCTCGGGCTGATCGATCTGTGCCTCGAGGGCGTGACCACGACCGGCGCGGCCCCGACCATGGTCACGACCGCGCAGCTCGCCGCGAAGGTGACCGAGCTGTACTGGCCGCACACGGTGCCGTTCGGCGGGCGCGACGGCCGCGGCGACGGGGAGGTGCTGCGCCAGGTCCGCGGCGGCGGCGCCGAGATCCTCGACGCGATCGTCAGGTTTCGCGCCCAGCACGCGCCCGATCGGACCGCGCCGCTGACCCGGTCGCGGCTCGCCGCGCCGGCCGCCTACGCGCGGCTGGTGCGCCAGGTCGAGTGGAAGCTGGTGCAGATGCCGCTGCCGCGCCTGCAGCGGTTCGGCGCGGTCGACGACCGCTTCATCTACGACGTCGCGTGGGGGCAGGACGTCCGGCGCGGCGAGTTCCTCGACGACGCCAGCTTCGACAACCGCCTGCACCTGGCGGAGGGCGCCGGCGATCACCTGGTGCGCCTGGCTGGCCTCGTGCGTCCGCTCCTGCAGCGGCGCTGGGCCGCCGACGTCGCGCGCATGAACCCGGACCTGATCGAGGACGCCGCGCTCGACGAGTTCCTGTTCGGCGTCGATCGCGTCCGGCTGGCGCCGGTGGTCGACGGCCTGCGCGAGCTCCAGGACGGCCGCTGCTTCTACTGCGCGGGACCGCTGCGCCGGCCCCAGGTCGATCACTTCATCCCGTGGGCGCGGGCGCCGCTCGACGCGATCGAGAACCTGGTGCTGGCCGACGGCGCGTGCAACGGCGCCAAGCGCGACCACCTGGCCGCGGCCGAGCACGTCGAGCGCTGGGCGGCCCGCGCCCGCGACCGCGCCCGCGACCTGCGCGCCGTCGCCGACGCCGCGCGCTGGGATCACGGCGCCGCGCGCGTGCTCGGCATCGCCCGCGCGAGCTACCTGTACCTGCCGCGCTCGTCGCGGCTGTGGCAGGCGTCGGCCGCGTTCGTGCCGGCCGAGCCCGACCGCCTGGCCCGCGCGCTCGCGGCCTGACGGCGCCACCGGATCGGCCGTCACGCCGCTCGGCCTTGCGCGGGTCCGCGGTCGACCGCCGCGGGCTCAGATCATCGCGACGATCGACCGCGACCGCGCTACCCTGGCCGAGCATGGTCTCGCCGCTCCACCGCCGCGCCACCTACGCCGACGTGCTGGCCGCGCCACGCCATCAGGTGGCGGAGATCATCGGCGGCGAACTACGGCTGACCCCGCGTCCGGCCGGGCCGCACGCGCTGGTGGCGTCGGTGCTCGGCGAGGAGCTCGGCCCACCGTTCCGTCGCGGACGCGGCGGCCCGGGTGGCTGGATCTTGCTCGACGAGCCCGAGCTCCACCTCGGCGCCGAGATCGTGGTGCCGGACCTGGCGGGCTGGCGGCGCGAACGGCTGCCGGCGGTCGGCGACGTCGCGTACTTCGAGCTCGCGCCCGACTGGCTGTGCGAGGTGCTGTCGAGGTCGACCGAGAAGACCGACCGCGCCGAGAAGCTCGGCATCTACGCGGCGGCCGGGGTCGGCCACGCCTGGCTGGTCAACCCGATCGCGCGGACGCTCGAGGTGATGCGCCGCCAGGGCTCGCAGTGGCTCGCCGTGGCGGTCCACAAGGACGGTGATCGGGTCCGCGCCGAGCCGTTCGACGCGATCGAGCTCGACCTGGCCCTGCTGTGGGCCGACCTCGCGCCACTGCCGTAGCCGCCCACGGCAAGCCCGCGGAAGGTCACCCTGGCCGCGCGCCGGCGCCCCCTGATACGCTCGGACGCATGGGGGAATGGAAGCGCTGGACGCCACCAGTGGTGGCGGCCTTGGGTCTGCTCATCGGCCTGCTCGTGGTCGACTGGGTCGTCACCGACGTCGGCCTCGGCTCGCTCCACCTCGGCCCGCGCTCGAGCCAGCTGTGCGCCGGGAGCCACTGCGTCGATGTCCGCAGCGGCGCGAGGACCTGGAACCTCATGTCGGGGATCGCGCTGGCGGTCGGGGTGCTGTCGGCGGTCGGGCTGATCATCGTCGCGGCGTTGCGGTTCCTCGGGACCGATCCGGGGCCGTTCGGCAGGGCGACCGCGTGGGCCTGCGCGGCGACGACCGTGTTCGCCCTGGTGGCCCTGGTGGCCGCGGCCCCCGACGCGATCGGCGACTACGCCGCCGGCGGCCCGTTGACGGTCATCGCCGCGACGTTCGGGATCAGCGTGCGCACGAGCCGCGACAGCGCGTCCGCGTTTGGGTCCGGACGCTCGGCCCGACCGGTCCGCTCGGTGGCGACCGTGGTCGCCTCCCACGGCGGCGCCGCGAGCGCGGTCACCAGCGTGCCCCCGCGCGCGACCGCGGCCGCGTCGGCCAGCTCGGCAGGCGCGCCCACCGCGGCCCGGTCGCTGGTGGGCGCCGGGGTCTCGCACACCGGCGTGCGGTTCGTCGTCGTCGATGGTGCCCTGACCGCGACCGGGCTCGCGCTGCGCTTCGAGCGCAGCGTCGAGCGCACGATCGTCTGGGCCGACCTCGTCGAGGCGGTCGCCCGCCGCCTGCCACCGGATCCCCCGCACGACAAGGCGACGTTCATCGACCTGGTCGTGGCCGATGGCGCGCCCGCGCGCCTGACCCCGGCGTCGCGGGTCGACTTCACCGCGCTGCCCGACGGCCAGGCCGCCAACACCCGCGAGAACTGGCGCCGGCTGGTGGCGCTCGCGCGCACGCACAACCCGGCGATCGCGATCGAGGCCGAGAGCGCCGACTTCTTCGCCGGCGGCCGCGACGCGCCGATGTTCACGGCGTGGAAGAAGTTCCTCGAGTGGGACCAGCGCTACGGCGCCTGAACGGCGGCGTCGACGCCGACGCGCGCCGCCGCGGGACCATCGACGCCCGCGTCGACCGCGACCTCGACCTGATGCCGATCGAGCCGATCGAGGACGTCGGCCGGCATCGACCGGTCGCCACCGACGACGTGCCCCTCGGGCCGCCCGCCCTTCTGCTCGGCCTTGCGCGCGGCCCCTTGCGGGTCGGCGATGGTCGCCGCGGTGGCGACCGCGGTGGCGGCGGCCGCGACCACCGCCGGGTCCGGCCGCGGCGCGTTCCGGAGCGCCGGGCCGCCGCCGCACGCCGCCGCGACCGCGAGCACGCAGAAGATCCTCCGCATCGTCGGCCTCCTGGCCCGCGCCTGGACGGGCCTACCACCAGCGTAGCGCCGATCCAGCGTCGCGCGCTGCGGCGAGTCGTCACCGGCGACCGCGCGGCGGACCGGCGCGAACGGCGTACGATGGCGCGGTGACCGACGTCATCGAGCTCGCCGATCTTGAGCGGCTGGCGCGCGCGCGCCTGACCGACGTGGCCTGGGGCTACTACGCCAGCGGCGCCGACGACGAGCTGACGCTGGGCCGCAACGCCGCCGCGTACCGCGAGCTGGTGCTGCACTACCGGGTGCTGGTCGACGTGGCGCAGCGGCGCCTGGCGACGACGGTGCTCGGCCAGCCGGTCGAGCTGCCGGTGCTGGTCGCGCCGACCGCGTTCCATCGCCTGGCCCACGCCGACGGCGAGCTGGCCACCGCGCGCGGCGCCGGCGCCGCCGGCACGGTCATGATCCTCAGCACGCTGTCGAACACCCCGGTCGAGGACGTCGTCGCGGCCGCGGCCGGCCCGGTGTGGTTCCAGCTCTACGTCTACCGCGACCGCGGCCGGACCGAGGCGCTGGTCCGCCGGGTCGAGGCCGCCGGGTGCCAGGCGCTGGTGCTCACCGTCGACGCGCCGCTGCTGGGCCAGCGCGTGCGCGACGTCCGCAACCGCTTCAGCCTGCCGGCCGGGCTCGACCTGGCCAACGTCGATGGCGACGTCGTCGCCGCCCGGACCGGCGAGATCGCCGAGTCGGGCCTGGCCGCGTACTTCGCCGCGCTGCTCGATCCGTCGCTGTCGTGGCGCGACGTCGCGTGGCTACGCGGCGTCACCCGCCTGCCGATCGTGATCAAGGGCGTGGTCCGGGCCGACGACGCCCGCCGCGCGGTCGACGCCGGCGTCGCCGCGGTGGTGGTGTCGAACCACGGCGGCCGGCAGCTCGACACCTCGCCGGCCACGATCGAGGTGCTGCCGGCGGTGGCCGCGGCAGCGGCCGACGCGGTCGAGGTCTACGTCGACGGCGGCGTGCGCCGCGGGACCGACGTGGTCAAGGCGCTGGCCCGCGGCGCCCGCGCGGTGCTGATCGGCCGGCCGGTGCTGTGGGGCCTCGCCGTCGACGGCGCCGACGGCGTCGCCACCGCGCTGGCCATCCTGCGCCGCGAGCTCGACCTGGCCATGGCCCTGTGCGGGTGCCCCGACCTGGCCGGGATCACGCCCGACCTGCTCGACGGCGGGCGCTGAGCTTCGGCCCGCTAGCGCGCCTTGCCCAGCTCGACCGCGACCTTCGCGCCCCAGGCCAGGCCGGCGCGGGACGGCACCGCCTGGTACGCGAGGAGCTCGACGCCGGCCTTGGCGGCGGCCCGCAGCGCGGCGCCGTAGGCGGGGTCGATCTCGTCGGCCGGGCGCACGCGCGTGCAGCCGCCGCGCGCGACGACGAACAGCAGCGCGGTGCGGTAGCCCTGCTTGCGCAGCCCGCGCAACGCCGCGAGGTGGCGGACGCCGCGCTCGGTGACCGAGTCGGGGAAGATCGCCAGCCCGCCGCCGCCGCCGTCCATCGTGACGGTCTTGACCTCGACGAAGCAGCGCTCCTTGTTCCGGGCGCCCTTCATCAGCAGGAAGTCCAGGCGCGAGTCGCCGGCCGTGGCCTCGCGCCGGACCTTGCCGTAGCCGTCGAGCTCCGGGATCGCGTGCGCCTCGAGCGCGGCCGCGACCAGCGCGTTCGAGCGGGTCGGGTTGACGCTGATCAGCGCGCCGCCGACCTAGGCCAGCTCCCAGCCCCAGTCGAGCGTGCCGCCGGTCTTGCGCTGCACCCAGACCCGGCCGCCGACCTCCATGCACGTGCGCATCGAGCCGGGGTTGGGGCAGTGGGCGGTGACCACCGTGCGGCTGGCGGTCAGCTCGACGTCGGCGAAGAACCGCTGGTAGCGCGCCACCAGGCGGCCCTCGACCAGCGGCGGCGTGTAGGCGAGCACCGGCGCACCCTAACGCGAAACCTCGCCGGGGCCAGCGCTGGTACCATCGCGCCATGCTCGCTCGCCGCTGCGTCACGCCCGCCCTGATCGCGCTGCTCGCCGCCTGCGACGGCGGCTCGTCGAGCCCCGGCGTCGACGCCGGCACCGCGATCGACGCGGTCGACTGGTTCGACGGCGGCGGCACCGACATCGGCCCGGCCGGCAACCCCAGCGGGTCGTGCAGCGCCGGCGTGCCCGCCCGCGGCCAGGCCATCGACACGTCGTCGCCGACCACGGTCGTCGGCGCCGGCACCGCGGCCAGCTGCACGTTCGCCGCGCTCCAGGCCGCGGTCGCCGCCGGCGGCATCATCACGTTCG harbors:
- a CDS encoding RNA-binding protein, whose amino-acid sequence is MSTRLYVGNLSFNTSGDTIREEFSALGEVTDVHVVMDRETGRPRGFAFVTMGSPAEATKAISEMNGKMLDGRPLRVNEAEERSPRGGGGGGGGGYGGGGGGRGGRGGGGGGGRY
- a CDS encoding HIT family protein; translated protein: MSTCPFCAPEPTRVFHEDALVRALWDAFPVAPGHALIVPRRHVADWFDATDDERVALTRTLDVARAAVQARHPADGFTIGINAGVAAGQTVPHLHVHLIPRVVGDVADPRGGVRWVVPARADYWSARRER
- a CDS encoding HNH endonuclease; its protein translation is MSADAGAIAFGEKVLALLDQGRFTATYKFAVLLGLIDLCLEGVTTTGAAPTMVTTAQLAAKVTELYWPHTVPFGGRDGRGDGEVLRQVRGGGAEILDAIVRFRAQHAPDRTAPLTRSRLAAPAAYARLVRQVEWKLVQMPLPRLQRFGAVDDRFIYDVAWGQDVRRGEFLDDASFDNRLHLAEGAGDHLVRLAGLVRPLLQRRWAADVARMNPDLIEDAALDEFLFGVDRVRLAPVVDGLRELQDGRCFYCAGPLRRPQVDHFIPWARAPLDAIENLVLADGACNGAKRDHLAAAEHVERWAARARDRARDLRAVADAARWDHGAARVLGIARASYLYLPRSSRLWQASAAFVPAEPDRLARALAA
- a CDS encoding Uma2 family endonuclease, yielding MVSPLHRRATYADVLAAPRHQVAEIIGGELRLTPRPAGPHALVASVLGEELGPPFRRGRGGPGGWILLDEPELHLGAEIVVPDLAGWRRERLPAVGDVAYFELAPDWLCEVLSRSTEKTDRAEKLGIYAAAGVGHAWLVNPIARTLEVMRRQGSQWLAVAVHKDGDRVRAEPFDAIELDLALLWADLAPLP
- a CDS encoding alpha-hydroxy-acid oxidizing protein, whose translation is MTDVIELADLERLARARLTDVAWGYYASGADDELTLGRNAAAYRELVLHYRVLVDVAQRRLATTVLGQPVELPVLVAPTAFHRLAHADGELATARGAGAAGTVMILSTLSNTPVEDVVAAAAGPVWFQLYVYRDRGRTEALVRRVEAAGCQALVLTVDAPLLGQRVRDVRNRFSLPAGLDLANVDGDVVAARTGEIAESGLAAYFAALLDPSLSWRDVAWLRGVTRLPIVIKGVVRADDARRAVDAGVAAVVVSNHGGRQLDTSPATIEVLPAVAAAAADAVEVYVDGGVRRGTDVVKALARGARAVLIGRPVLWGLAVDGADGVATALAILRRELDLAMALCGCPDLAGITPDLLDGGR
- a CDS encoding radical SAM protein, whose protein sequence is METPRGLDRRQFRAHALDGAALFFQPATGVHVRVATAATRALRRQAPRVAMFGITNACNLTCGFCSRDVARPSAWTVATAAAALRGLHDAGTLEVAYGGGEPFAFRGFAELVAELDATTALAQHVTTNGTLIRAATWAPFAGRLGQVRLSIYDDVPWRPAVEVLAGAGQRWGANLLVDAAALPTLPARLADLAARGCHDASLLSYVGPERARHLDDAGRARLAAIIADSPVACRLSVCFGDRVAAPRLPTGDAGDCGAGRDFVSITPDRQVQSCSFQDRGLPGATAAEILAAWRTQQARLAAPSPRVGCARLHPVTAPPAAPPPIAVWQAFSGNNSGECVLVATFATVADADAYLAELTPGWVPDGGCSPAWQQLFTDEGVAQVATGTSWPSDEGSPRELVAIGASVLAVQYAVDDAFPELRALAWKRGAEVVPGGVHVHGDLTLVVAVRCRDDADRAALLAAAAPGWFVYDEAEPMRSTYAPLVAYPHGDVVVLPMPILGGDGSLPTLVAARDAVARVVGERAHAAEICFTRLTEAELVAAKQRLGRRPPRVPRLWVSLWGGDGADRAAAFARSLGGDRVTVADAHVLIDPAPDRKRLAVLAYRRGATVDVIDSERLELTASPWFEAPPPTKGRREPERGFDRAHLEPTLRATLPREAALTVTWAEHRTRPPRPSITVVTAAPTAALVALRAYADDVGARLNLWAAEVDPVGAMLRRLLTALDR
- the def gene encoding peptide deformylase; protein product: MAIRKIAQIGHPVLRQQARAVTRAELATPAMQQFIDDLIETMHDANGAGLAAIQVYEPIRIAAVEVKDNPRYPYKPPIPLTVLVNPVLTPIDDERFDNYEGCLSVPNLRGVVARAVHLHVRAWDRHGHEIDEVVHGLKAATYQHEVDHLDGRLFLDRVTDPNTLTTWTEFERYHLAGFVERVRALVARVGS